The following are encoded together in the Candidatus Omnitrophota bacterium genome:
- the def gene encoding peptide deformylase, which translates to MRKKSSVVKRVNAGERMLIASMIETMHQNKGVGLAAPQVGINEQIFVADVGNGPAAFINPRILKKSGSEVLEEGCLSIPGIIVKVKRPKKILVEHLDEDNQLIRKEYDELLARVILHETDHLKGKLITDYANLAAKIKLRPKLKAIRQVQKT; encoded by the coding sequence TATGTTGATCGCCTCGATGATCGAAACCATGCATCAGAACAAAGGGGTTGGACTGGCCGCTCCGCAAGTGGGAATTAATGAGCAAATCTTTGTTGCGGATGTCGGTAACGGCCCTGCCGCTTTCATTAATCCGCGTATTCTAAAAAAAAGCGGTTCAGAGGTCCTGGAAGAAGGGTGTTTGAGCATTCCGGGCATTATCGTTAAAGTAAAGCGTCCGAAGAAAATCTTAGTCGAACATCTTGACGAAGATAATCAGCTCATCCGTAAAGAGTACGATGAACTTTTAGCTCGTGTTATTTTACATGAAACAGATCATCTTAAAGGCAAGCTCATAACGGATTATGCCAATCTGGCCGCAAAGATCAAATTAAGGCCAAAACTGAAAGCCATCCGTCAGGTACAAAAAACATAA